The genomic interval CATTGTTTCCAACAAGACAATCGTGGGCCACGTGTGTGCTGGCCATCAATAAACAGTTATCACCCACAACTGTTTTCATTATCCCAGTTTGTGTGCCACCTTGAAGCGTTGCATATTCACGAATCTTGTTGTTCTTGCCGATAATCAAAAGCGAATCTTCACCAGAATACTTAAGGTCCTGGGTCACATGGCCGATCGAAGCAAAGGGAAATATCTCAGTTCCCTCACCAATTTCTGTATTACCCTCGATCACAACGTGGCTATGCAGGCGAACATTATCACCAAGGGTCACGCGCGCACCAAGAACACAGTAAGGGCCTATTTGAACATTTTCACCAAGGCGTGCGCCAGGGGCAATAATAGCAGTGGGGTGAATAGTCACAGAATTTTCCGGGGGATTAGAAAAAGGTTGGATCATTTTTTATTCGCAATCATCGCTGTAAACGTGGCTTCTGCATGGACAATATTTTTTACTTTTGCGACACCTTTGAAACGCCAAACATTGAATCGTTCTTGCTTTTTTGTCACATGGAGCATTAACGCATCACCGGGCAAAACAGGTTTGCGGAACCTTGCATCCTCAATGGATAAAAAGTATACCATCTTTTGTTGGTCTGCTGTATCCATGCCATGAATGACGATCACACCGGCTGTTTGTGCCATTGCTTCTACAATGAGAACACCTGGCATAATAGGGGTATCAGGAAAGTGTCCAGCAAAGTAAGGTTCGTTAACCGTAACGTTCTTAATTCCCAGACCTTCTGTGCTTTTTTGCACAATCTCCACACAATCCACTAATAACATCGGATAACGATGAGGGATCAGTTTCTTAATATCTTGGACTCCCAACGTTACAGGTGCCTCTTGTTTTTTCTCCGCTGACAAACTTATATTCTCACGCATTATTGCACTTTTCTCCTATTTACAAACAGGCTTAGGCGCCGCCATCTGCGCAAGCGTCACAGTCTGTCGATGCCATTGAGTCACTGGAACAGCTGGTAATCCTGCAACAGTTTGACCCGGGGCAATATCTTTCATTACCCCACTTTTTGCCGCTATACGCGCACCTTTTCCGATACGAATGTGCCCCGCAATACCTGCTTGGCCTCCAATAATCACATGGTCCTCAAGAATACAACTACCTGCGATTCCGACCTGAGCAACAACCACACAACCGCGGCCCATCTGCACACCATGACCAATCTGCACCAAGTTATCAATACGCGTTCCCTCACCGATGATTGTATCCGTAAGCGTTCCACGATCAATAGTTGTCCCCGCCCCAATATCAACATGATTCTCAATAATTACCTGCCCCAATTGCGGAACGGATACATGCCCTTTTTCATCCATGACGAAGCCGAACCCTGCTTGCCCAATTTTTACACCAGCACTCAAGGACACACCGTCCCCAAGCGTCGCAAACTGCAACGAGACATGCGATCCGATAGAGCAGTTTTCACCAATAGTAACGCCACTCTCAATGACAGTGTGCGCACCAATGTGTGTGCCTGAACCAATTATAACATTTTCTTGGATCACAACACCGGGAGAAAGAGTTGCTTGTGGGGAAACTTTTGCGCCCGGATGAACCCATGCCCCTTCAGGGTTCTGAACACGTGGCCGCAAATCACGAGGATGAGGCGCATAAAAGCAGGCCGCGAGCTTTGCAAACGCACGGTAGGGTTGCGGATGAAAAATACAAGGGATTTTGGGCTCCCCTCCTCCAATGAAGGTTTTATCTGTTATGCAAGCCAGAGCTTTCGCATCATTAAGGGAGGGGACATAGCGTGCATTGTGCAGAAAAGTGATGTCGCAATTCTCAGCATCACTCAACGAAGCCAGACGATTGACCACCTGTGTCAAAGAAGCCTGGCGAACACTTCCTTGGCACAAATCACCGCCAATAAAATCTGCCACACCCTGGAGTGTAAACGTTCTATTTTTAGCATAAAAGCGGGGGTGCGGCATTACGGTGCCTCCTTTGTGCCTAAAATTGCAATCACCTGATTCGTCAGATCAAGTTTCTGATCACTATACAAAACAAAGGTTGTTGACATCATATTGGTGGGCAAAATCAGCTGAATATTGTTTTGCTCAGCAACGCGCTTAAGGGCTTTTTGAAATAACATATGCGCCTGACTCTGTTCTTTTTCTGCAAGAGAAACAAGCGTTTTTTTGCGCGCACTCAGTTTTTCATGCGCCGCTTTTAATTTTTTCTCAAAGGCTTCTTGTGCTTCTGGAAATTTCTGAGGGTCAGATTTCCGCAAAGACATAAGCGCTTTATTTTCCACAGAGAGCGTTTTTTCAAGCTCCCCTAACTCCTTATAAAACTGATCACGCTTTTCGCTAAACACTTTAGCCGCATCAACAAATGGAGTCGCCTCTGACAAGATCTTATCGTAGTCTACAACACCCACGCGTGAAGCGGAAACTGGTGACATAAAAACACACCACACCAGGATAAGACCATGAAAAACGCCCCAAAATCGGCACAAGATATTCGCGTATGGTGACACGTGATAAAATCCTCTAGTTACCAAACTTGAGCAAGAATGAGCGGCTTTCATCACCTGATTTCCGGCGCACAGGCCACGCAAAGGTCACCTCAATGTTACCCATGGGTGTACGAACACCCAGACCAAATCCAGCAGTCAAACGGAGCGCAGAGCTATCGTGCACAAGGGTTTTATTATACCCACCATCCCACACTGTTCCTGCATCCATAAACGTTTTAAACTTCATTCCTAGGTCATCAGGGACCCCCGGAACAGGCATTGTTACCTCTGCAGATCCCGCGTAGTACTTATATCCCCCCAAGGAATAATCCGGACGCAACTTATCGCGCACTGTAATACCATCAAACTCAAACCCACGGAAGTTATAGCCGCCAAGAGTGAATCTATCCGCGCTTAAAACACGCTTGCCCATCTTAGCGATTATACCACCACGAGCATTCAGGTGCAGAATGACTTGCTCATAGATGGGATGATAAAAGCTCGCTCCACATTGATTGCGAAGATGATTGGCATCCCCTCCAAGGCCGTAGAAGCGGTTAGAAAAGCTAATACTATATCCCTCAGTGGGCTCATTGCGATCATCCGTTTTATCCCATAAAAGCTCCTGATCTACATAGGAGCGAACAATGTGCGAAGGTTCCGCACGGATAAAGCTTGAAACTTCTGACTGATTGTTGTTTCTGCGCTTATCTTGGCTAATCCCGTACGTAACAGTTTGATAAAGATCAGTCATCAACTCATAGCTCATGTAAATTTCAGAACCTAGGCTTTGGTTACGATACCCCTTGTGGTGCGTTCCCACAGTACCCACGCTTTTCTCAAGTCCCATATTTAAGCGTATACCAGCAACAATCGGACGATTGGTAAAGTTTGGGTGGGAATAGTCAAGAGTAATATCCTGGCTTCGCTTACCACCCTGCAAGCCAACGCCCAGGAATTTTCCTTCGCCAAACAGGTTGCGTTCTGCAGCAGAAATTCCACCAATAACTCCCTGTTGGGTATTATATCCAAACATAAAGGTAAACTCACCCGTTGATGGTTTTTCATCGACATCCACGATAAGATTTACTTTATCTTGCTGGTCAGAGGCTTCGCGCTGGATCTCAATCTTTTTAAAATACCCAAGATTCTTAATACGGCGCTCAGATTCACGAATTTTTGCCGCATTGTAGGGATCTCCTTCAAAGACCAGCATCTCTCGACGAATCACATCCCCATTGGTGCGATGATTCCCCTTAATAATGATCTGATCAATATAAACACTGGGACCCTCAGAAACTTCGAAAGTGATATCAACAACTCTACCATCTTTCTTTTTAATTTCTGGATTGACATCAACAAATGCAAACCCTTTATTCCCAAGATAGTTAGAGATCTTAATCACTGTATCATTCACCCTGCGAGCACTATACCAATCTCCTTTTTTGAAGGTTGCAACCTTCAAAAGTTCCTCAGGCGTCACACCTTTAATCACACATCGTGCCAAAAGATCCCCAATCGCATAACGCCCACCCTCATCCAGGGTAAAGGTGATAAAAAAGTCTTTATGATCCGGCGTCAGTTCCGCAATAGCAGACGTAACCTTAAAATCGATATAACCATGCTCCAGATAAAATTTTCGCAACAACTCGCGATCATACCCCAAACGTTCGGGATCGTAGTTATCTTCAGAAGTAAAGAAACGATACCAGCGCGTCTCCTTTGTTTGAATAACAGACTCAAGCTTGGATGTGCCAAAAGCGCGATTACCATTGAAGGCGATTTTACGGATAGCTGTTGCCTTTCCTTCCTTAACTTCAAAAACAACATCCACACGATTTTGCTCCTTACGAACGACTTTTGGAGTCACAACGGCCGCAAAGTATCCCTTCAGTCGATATAAATCCTGGATAATTTGCGCATCGTGCTTCACGCGCGCCAGTGTATACACCTGACGCGGCTTAAGATCTAGCCGAGGCGTAATAACTTTATCTTCTATCTGATTATTACCCTCAATCGCAACACGGTTTACAAGAGGGTTCTCCACAACAACAATGTGGAGTTTGTTATTTTTGACATCAAGTTTGGCATCCGCAAAAAAATTAGTCTGATAAAGACGCTTTAGGCCATCATTAAGAGCATCATTGGTATGATCTTTTCCAACCTCTATTTTCAGGTAAGACTCAATCGTAGCCTTATCAATGCGCTTATTGCCTTCAATCACTATTGCATCAACACGCATTGCACTTACTGTTGAGCAAGCCACCAACGCCGCAACAAAAATATGCTTTATAACTCCCACCATTCGAAACCTACTCTCTGAATTATCCTAAAAATCGCACGACGTCATTGGAAGTACTCACAAAGAAAAGCAACCCCACAACAACAAGCCCCACATACCCAATAATGGTTTGTACGCGCTCTGAAAAAGGAGCGCCATTCACCATCTCAGCGGCATACATTACTATCTGCCCACCATCAAGAAGCGGTATAGGGAGGATATTAATAAAACCAAGACTAACAGACAAAAAAGCCATCGCCCACAGAACACTGGTCAGCTGTGTATGTGCAAGTTCGGCCACTTTCTTCGCAATACCCAAGGGACCCACAAGCTCCCGTGTTGAGCGCTCCCCAAAAATCATTTGAGAAATAGCCGAAAAACTCGCGACAGTTAGGGCTACAACACGCTCACACGCACGCAACCCAGAGGAAACAACGGTGTGTTGATGGAATATTTGCTGAGGCTCAACGCCCAAAACACCTACTTTCGTCGAACTCCCAGCAGCTGTCACATCCATCGATGAGGGCGTGGTATTTAGGATGAGTTCTGCGTGATTACGCATTACCTGAATATTCACTTTTGTTTCAGGCTTACTCCTAATAATCTCTGACATCTGGATAAAGGTGTCCACAGCCCGACCATCGATGGCAAGGATACGATCGCCTGCACGCAGCCCCCCCTGATCAGCAGCACTGCCTACAAGCACACGCCCAACAACAGGATCAGGGTTCGAAACCGGTTCGCCAGAAGCAAGCATAAGGCCCCACATCAGAAAAATCGCAAACAGATAGTTCGCAAGAGGACCAGCAGCGGCAACTTGAATGCGCTGCCAGGGTGTTTTTGCGTGCAAGGCACCTGCCAACTGCTCTGGGGTCAGGGCTTTCAGTGCCTCTGGCGAACTATTGCTGGCATTATCTTCATCGCTCAGCATACGCACATAACCACCCAGCGGAAACATAGAAAGACGCCAGCGTGTTTGATTTTTATCTGTCCATCCCCACAGTTCGGGGCCAAAACCAATCGAGAATGTCTCTACGTGTACACCATGGCGGCGCGCCACCCAGTAGTGTCCTAACTCATGAACAAAAACCAGCGTCGTAAGCACCAACAGGAACGGCAAAACACTTAAAATTACACTTGTCACTTGCATGGCCTTTTCTCTAAATACTCCAAAAACTTACACATAATCTCAGTAAGTGCAAGCTCTTTCACGCACCACAAAAAGACTGTATACCCATCATACAAAATACCTGTTTTGTTGGTACAAACCAAAAAGAAATCCCTAGCACAAAAAAGAGCATAATAAGGCCATCAAGACGATCGACCACACCGCCGTGCCCCGGAATAATGTTACTGACATCCTTAAGGCTCAAGTGACGTTTGAACAGTGATTCCAGAAGATCGCCCAGCTGCACAAGAGCACTCACAAATATTGCAAAAAAAACCAAATGAAAAGGGGTTTCAAAAGCATCCATACCCCCAAAAGAAACCAACAGAGTGCAGCCCACAACTACAAAAACAACAGAGCCAAACGCCCCTGACCACGTTTTGTTCGGGCTAATGTAGGGAGCAAACTTACAACCACCCACAAGATTTCCCACAATATAGCCCCCACTATCACTGGCCCAAGTGAGTACGGTCAGCGCAATTAGATACAAAGAGCCAAGGTCATTTATGACACGCCACACGCCTGTAAAGGAGATAGCCAAGTACAACAACCACGCGCTTAATAAAATGCATGACTGCCGTGATCGCAACAAGAAGAGCACGCTATACACTTCACAGAGGCAAATCACAAACATCAAAGCCACAAAAGAAGTGGCAATTACTCCTCCTGCGTAAAGAGCTGTTAGTGTAATGGGCATCAGCACAAACGATGCCAGAACACGCTTGAAAACATCAGCGTGGAGTCGCACCATAACGCCTTTCTCTTGACGCAAACTGTGCCAAAGCATCCTCAAAGTGCTCTTTATTATAATCAGGCCAATACACATCCTGAAAAACCATCTCTGCATAAGAAAGCTGCCAAAGGAGGAAATTACTCAAACGCCTTTCCCCGCTCGTGCGTATAAGCAAATCAGGCGCGGAAAGATTCTGCTGTGCAGTGGAAAGATTTTCCGTAATCGTATCCACCCCAATATCAGCTGGAACTAACTTGCCCTTTTCTACATCCAATGCTATTTTTTTGACTGCAGCAGCAATGTCTTGTTGACCACCATAGTTGAGGGCAAGACACACGCCAATCCGTGTAAATGAGGCAGTCTTGGCACAAGCATCCTCCAAAATTTGGACCACATCTTTGGGAAAAGCCCTATAGTCGCCAATAATTTTCAGACACACACCATTTTTGATGAGATCATTCAGTTCACGCTTCACATAAAAACGGATAAGAGAAAAAAGACCGGAAATCTCTTGCTTGGTACGTTTCCAGTTTTCTGTGGAAAAAGCAAAGACAGTAAGCTGTGAAATTCCCAAATCAATGGAGGCCTCCACTGTGCGACGCAGAGCCTCAGCCCCCTGACGATGACCCTCAACGCGAGGCAAACCACGCTTCGTTGCCCAGCGGCCGTTTCCATCCATAATAATCGCAACATGATGGGGGGGTGATTCATCCCGCGTTTTTAGGTTTGGTAAAGGAAACCCCATACTATTCCCCGAGTATATCTTTTTCTTTTTCAACAAGAAGGGCATCAATTTTTTTGACGAAATCATCCGTCAAATCTTGAATTTTTGTCGATGTGGTGCGGAAATTATCCTCAGAAATATCACCCTTTTTTTCTGACTTCTTGATTGTTTCCATGCCATCGCGCCGCACATTACGCACAGCAACACGAGCCTGTTCTGCGTAGCGGGCTGCAACCTTTACCAATTCCTGACGCCGCTCTTGGCTCAACTCAGGGATACGCACGCGAACAACAGCGCCTTCGGCCGATGGATTAAGCCCAAGCCCTGACTCGCGAATTGCTTTTTCCACGGCACTTGCAAGAGACGCATCCCATACCTGAACCGCCAGTAACCGTGGCTCAGGAACACCCACCGATGCAATTTGATTAAGTGGCGTCAACGTTCCATATGCCAAAACGCGCACGCCCTCAAGGAGGTTGACGTTCGCACGCCCTGTGCGAAGCCCATTGAATTCTTTTTTGAGGGACTCAAGAGCCCCCTCCATACGCGTGCTTAAATTTTGTAAAGATTCACTCTGCATTACAATCTCATCTCTCTAAACTATGCTATGATACGTAGGTACACACCGCGGTGCCATTCATAACTTTTCCCAACTGACCTTTTTTGTATATCGAAAAGACAGCAATGGGAAGAGCATTTTCTTGTGCGAGCGTAATAGCCGTCATATCCATCACATGCAATTTCTTACTCACAACATCCGCATAGGAGACTGATGAAAGATGCTCGGCTGTGACATCTTTTGCAGGATCTGCCGTATAAATGCCATCAAACTTTGTCCCCTTCAAAAGCAGTGTACACGTAAGCTCAACCGCCCGAAGAACCGCGGCCGTATCAGTAGTAAAGTATGGATTGCCACTGCCTGCCGCACAAATCACAACCTCTCCTGAGTCAAGATACTCGCGTGCCCGGTGGCTGGTGAAGCTTTCACAAAAATTGGGCATTGGCACTGCCGACAAAACACGCGAACGACAGCCCTTTTGCGTCAACATTGCATGCATAGCAAGACCGTTAATGACTGTGGCAAGCATGCCCATGTGATCAGAAGTTGTGCGCTCGAGCCCCATTTCTGCCCCACGCATACCCCGGAAAATATTGCCACCGCCGACAACAAGGGCTACTTGACAACCTGACTGTACAAGAGCGTAGATATCATCCGCCACCTGAGAAACCATTTGCGCATCAAGACCGTATGTGTGTGAGCCCATAAGAGCCTCTCCAGAAATCTTCAGAAGAACTCGGGTATGTTTTTCCACACTCACACCTCTCTTTTTCAACTATCGCACGCGAGCGAAATACCCTCACAACAAAAAGGGAACTTCTTAAGAACCAAGCTGGGCTGCTACTTCAGCGGCAAAGTCTTCTTCTTTTTTTTCAATGCCCTCACCCAGTGTAAAACGCACAAAACCGGACAACGCTACAGGCGCACCCAAATCCTTGGACGCATCCGTAAGCACTTCCTTCACACGCTTATCCGGATTCATGACAAAGGACTGCTCAACAAGAACAACCTCTTCATAAAACTTGCGCATCCGTCCTTCTATCATTTTTTCAATGATCGTATCGGGCTTCCCTGACTCACGGGCTTGCTCAATAAAAATTTGTTTTTCACGCGCAATAAAATCCTCAGAAAGTTCAGCCACTGTGGCTGCTTCAGGACGCGTCGCGGCAATATGCATGGCAATCTGACGCCCCAGATCCTCCAGCGCGGCCGTATTTGCTGTTGACTCCAGCGCCACAAGAACACCAATCTTACCAATCCCCTCAGCAATAGCATTATGAACGTATGTGGCAACAACCCCCGTATCCACGGAAAGTACGTGCGCCCGACGAATGTTCATATTTTCACCAATAACTGCGATCATATGGGTGAGCTCATCCCCAACGGTTCTTTCTGATCCAGGAAACGGTTTATTCTTCAGTGCAGCAACTTCCGTAACATTGTGCGCCACAATCTCTGCAGCCGCACGAACAAAACCCTGAAAGGTATCATTACGCGCCACAAAATCAGTTTCTGAATTTACCTCAATAATTCCCGCAACAGTGCCCATAGATGCCACACCAACCAAGCCCTCTGCCGCAACACGAGAGGCTTTCTTCGCAACCGCTGAAAGTCCTTTCGTACGCAACCAATCGATAGCGGCATCCATAACACCTTCCGATTCAATGAGTGCTTTTTTGCAATCCATCATCCCCGCACCCGTTGTTTCACGTAGTTCCTTTACCATTGCCGGTGTTATTGACATTGTTACCCTCTTGCTCTGTTACATACTGTTAATGAATGCCCCCTTGTGAGGAAGCTGCTATATGATTATCCCTCCACCGCGGGCTCTTCTTCTAGGACAGATGCTTTTGGTGACCCCTCTTGAGATGCTTTGGACTCCCCAGCACTCACAACGGCATCCACATCTGCCGCATCCGTCACTGGGTTTATAGCCGCAGCCGGTTTTGCCTTGCGTGGGCGGCTGGCCCCTAAGGAGTCTCCACCTAAATCACTTCGCGCCCCAAGGTCAAGTCCTGACGCCGAAATTTGCTTTTTCAGACCCTCGATAATTGTGTCCGCCATCAATCGGCAATAAAGATCAATTGCCCGGCTTGCGTCATCATTTCCAGGAATTGGAAAGTCCACAGACTCAGGGTCTGCATTTGTATCCGTTATGGCCACAATGGGAATCCCAAGCTTTCGCGCCTCGCTAATGGCAGTATGCTCCTTCACAACATCAACAACAAACAAAACATCAGGCGCCCCATTCATCTCAAGAATGCCGCCCAGGTTACGCTCGAGCTTTGCCATCTCAAGCTGAAGCTTGAGTTGCTCTTTTTTGGTGATTTTCAAAACAGGCAAAGCCAGTTGTTCTTTTGTCGCATTCAATCGACGGATCGATTGAGAGATAGTATTCCAATTGGTCAACATGCCACCCAACCAACGATGGTTAACATAGTACTGTGCACACCGCTTGGCCGATTCAGCAACAATATCCGAAGCTTGACGCTTGGTTCCTACAAACAGAACACGGCCTCCTTTTGCTACTGTATCGTGCACAAAGCGAAGCGCATTAAATAGCATGGGTGCTGATTTTTCCAGGTTCAAAATGTGGATACCACTGCGTGTTCCAAAAATGTACGGGGCCATTTTAGGGTTCCACTTCCGTGGTTGATGACCAAAATGCACACCTGCCGTTAATAAATCACGAATTGTAAATGATGGGATACTCATACTCAATATTTTCCTTTACCGGTTAAACTTACGCAGCTTAGTTCCCCAAAGAACACCGGAGCGATCGCATGAATTTTACGTGAATCACGTACCGCGTACTGCGCTTGTATTTTTACATCCTCGGTTGTATACACTGTAGATCTCATTAAATCAAGACTTTTGATCGTGCGCGATCCCCACCAAAAACCTTCAGAGGTACCTCATTTTTATGCACCCCCTTATCGATGCTATGATCACCAAAATGGATACCCTTGTCCCCTCCACACACGAGGAGATTCGCATGTGTGTAGGTGTGTCTGGCGGAGCAGACAGTATTTTTGCTGTTCATATGCTTCATCAATGGGCATGCACACGAAAAAACAAAAAAATTACCATTATTGCGGCTACA from Alphaproteobacteria bacterium carries:
- the lpxA gene encoding acyl-ACP--UDP-N-acetylglucosamine O-acyltransferase is translated as MIQPFSNPPENSVTIHPTAIIAPGARLGENVQIGPYCVLGARVTLGDNVRLHSHVVIEGNTEIGEGTEIFPFASIGHVTQDLKYSGEDSLLIIGKNNKIREYATLQGGTQTGIMKTVVGDNCLLMASTHVAHDCLVGNNVILANNATLAGHVEVGDNVNIGGLSGIHQFVKIGSHAIIGGLSAVESDVIPFGLVKGDRAFLSGLNIIGLRRRGFTRERIDTLMWAYEEIFRGVGTRQERIDNLKKSHQDSPDINMLIAFVEKSTRGLCVPRG
- the fabZ gene encoding 3-hydroxyacyl-ACP dehydratase FabZ, whose translation is MRENISLSAEKKQEAPVTLGVQDIKKLIPHRYPMLLVDCVEIVQKSTEGLGIKNVTVNEPYFAGHFPDTPIMPGVLIVEAMAQTAGVIVIHGMDTADQQKMVYFLSIEDARFRKPVLPGDALMLHVTKKQERFNVWRFKGVAKVKNIVHAEATFTAMIANKK
- the lpxD gene encoding UDP-3-O-(3-hydroxymyristoyl)glucosamine N-acyltransferase, which encodes MPHPRFYAKNRTFTLQGVADFIGGDLCQGSVRQASLTQVVNRLASLSDAENCDITFLHNARYVPSLNDAKALACITDKTFIGGGEPKIPCIFHPQPYRAFAKLAACFYAPHPRDLRPRVQNPEGAWVHPGAKVSPQATLSPGVVIQENVIIGSGTHIGAHTVIESGVTIGENCSIGSHVSLQFATLGDGVSLSAGVKIGQAGFGFVMDEKGHVSVPQLGQVIIENHVDIGAGTTIDRGTLTDTIIGEGTRIDNLVQIGHGVQMGRGCVVVAQVGIAGSCILEDHVIIGGQAGIAGHIRIGKGARIAAKSGVMKDIAPGQTVAGLPAVPVTQWHRQTVTLAQMAAPKPVCK
- a CDS encoding OmpH family outer membrane protein, encoding MSPVSASRVGVVDYDKILSEATPFVDAAKVFSEKRDQFYKELGELEKTLSVENKALMSLRKSDPQKFPEAQEAFEKKLKAAHEKLSARKKTLVSLAEKEQSQAHMLFQKALKRVAEQNNIQLILPTNMMSTTFVLYSDQKLDLTNQVIAILGTKEAP
- the bamA gene encoding outer membrane protein assembly factor BamA, whose product is MVGVIKHIFVAALVACSTVSAMRVDAIVIEGNKRIDKATIESYLKIEVGKDHTNDALNDGLKRLYQTNFFADAKLDVKNNKLHIVVVENPLVNRVAIEGNNQIEDKVITPRLDLKPRQVYTLARVKHDAQIIQDLYRLKGYFAAVVTPKVVRKEQNRVDVVFEVKEGKATAIRKIAFNGNRAFGTSKLESVIQTKETRWYRFFTSEDNYDPERLGYDRELLRKFYLEHGYIDFKVTSAIAELTPDHKDFFITFTLDEGGRYAIGDLLARCVIKGVTPEELLKVATFKKGDWYSARRVNDTVIKISNYLGNKGFAFVDVNPEIKKKDGRVVDITFEVSEGPSVYIDQIIIKGNHRTNGDVIRREMLVFEGDPYNAAKIRESERRIKNLGYFKKIEIQREASDQQDKVNLIVDVDEKPSTGEFTFMFGYNTQQGVIGGISAAERNLFGEGKFLGVGLQGGKRSQDITLDYSHPNFTNRPIVAGIRLNMGLEKSVGTVGTHHKGYRNQSLGSEIYMSYELMTDLYQTVTYGISQDKRRNNNQSEVSSFIRAEPSHIVRSYVDQELLWDKTDDRNEPTEGYSISFSNRFYGLGGDANHLRNQCGASFYHPIYEQVILHLNARGGIIAKMGKRVLSADRFTLGGYNFRGFEFDGITVRDKLRPDYSLGGYKYYAGSAEVTMPVPGVPDDLGMKFKTFMDAGTVWDGGYNKTLVHDSSALRLTAGFGLGVRTPMGNIEVTFAWPVRRKSGDESRSFLLKFGN
- a CDS encoding site-2 protease family protein, whose protein sequence is MTSVILSVLPFLLVLTTLVFVHELGHYWVARRHGVHVETFSIGFGPELWGWTDKNQTRWRLSMFPLGGYVRMLSDEDNASNSSPEALKALTPEQLAGALHAKTPWQRIQVAAAGPLANYLFAIFLMWGLMLASGEPVSNPDPVVGRVLVGSAADQGGLRAGDRILAIDGRAVDTFIQMSEIIRSKPETKVNIQVMRNHAELILNTTPSSMDVTAAGSSTKVGVLGVEPQQIFHQHTVVSSGLRACERVVALTVASFSAISQMIFGERSTRELVGPLGIAKKVAELAHTQLTSVLWAMAFLSVSLGFINILPIPLLDGGQIVMYAAEMVNGAPFSERVQTIIGYVGLVVVGLLFFVSTSNDVVRFLG
- a CDS encoding phosphatidate cytidylyltransferase — encoded protein: MVRLHADVFKRVLASFVLMPITLTALYAGGVIATSFVALMFVICLCEVYSVLFLLRSRQSCILLSAWLLYLAISFTGVWRVINDLGSLYLIALTVLTWASDSGGYIVGNLVGGCKFAPYISPNKTWSGAFGSVVFVVVGCTLLVSFGGMDAFETPFHLVFFAIFVSALVQLGDLLESLFKRHLSLKDVSNIIPGHGGVVDRLDGLIMLFFVLGISFWFVPTKQVFCMMGIQSFCGA
- the uppS gene encoding di-trans,poly-cis-decaprenylcistransferase, producing the protein MGFPLPNLKTRDESPPHHVAIIMDGNGRWATKRGLPRVEGHRQGAEALRRTVEASIDLGISQLTVFAFSTENWKRTKQEISGLFSLIRFYVKRELNDLIKNGVCLKIIGDYRAFPKDVVQILEDACAKTASFTRIGVCLALNYGGQQDIAAAVKKIALDVEKGKLVPADIGVDTITENLSTAQQNLSAPDLLIRTSGERRLSNFLLWQLSYAEMVFQDVYWPDYNKEHFEDALAQFASRERRYGATPR
- the frr gene encoding ribosome recycling factor produces the protein MQSESLQNLSTRMEGALESLKKEFNGLRTGRANVNLLEGVRVLAYGTLTPLNQIASVGVPEPRLLAVQVWDASLASAVEKAIRESGLGLNPSAEGAVVRVRIPELSQERRQELVKVAARYAEQARVAVRNVRRDGMETIKKSEKKGDISEDNFRTTSTKIQDLTDDFVKKIDALLVEKEKDILGE
- a CDS encoding UMP kinase, which translates into the protein MGSHTYGLDAQMVSQVADDIYALVQSGCQVALVVGGGNIFRGMRGAEMGLERTTSDHMGMLATVINGLAMHAMLTQKGCRSRVLSAVPMPNFCESFTSHRAREYLDSGEVVICAAGSGNPYFTTDTAAVLRAVELTCTLLLKGTKFDGIYTADPAKDVTAEHLSSVSYADVVSKKLHVMDMTAITLAQENALPIAVFSIYKKGQLGKVMNGTAVCTYVS
- a CDS encoding elongation factor Ts; translation: MSITPAMVKELRETTGAGMMDCKKALIESEGVMDAAIDWLRTKGLSAVAKKASRVAAEGLVGVASMGTVAGIIEVNSETDFVARNDTFQGFVRAAAEIVAHNVTEVAALKNKPFPGSERTVGDELTHMIAVIGENMNIRRAHVLSVDTGVVATYVHNAIAEGIGKIGVLVALESTANTAALEDLGRQIAMHIAATRPEAATVAELSEDFIAREKQIFIEQARESGKPDTIIEKMIEGRMRKFYEEVVLVEQSFVMNPDKRVKEVLTDASKDLGAPVALSGFVRFTLGEGIEKKEEDFAAEVAAQLGS
- the rpsB gene encoding 30S ribosomal protein S2 is translated as MSIPSFTIRDLLTAGVHFGHQPRKWNPKMAPYIFGTRSGIHILNLEKSAPMLFNALRFVHDTVAKGGRVLFVGTKRQASDIVAESAKRCAQYYVNHRWLGGMLTNWNTISQSIRRLNATKEQLALPVLKITKKEQLKLQLEMAKLERNLGGILEMNGAPDVLFVVDVVKEHTAISEARKLGIPIVAITDTNADPESVDFPIPGNDDASRAIDLYCRLMADTIIEGLKKQISASGLDLGARSDLGGDSLGASRPRKAKPAAAINPVTDAADVDAVVSAGESKASQEGSPKASVLEEEPAVEG